GGCGGCCTCGCGGCCCATCCCCATCCCGGCGCCGGTGATGAGCGCGACCTTGCCCGTGAGTCTCCCCGGCACGCAGATCCTCGCTAGATCCTCTCGAAGAGCCTGACCAGCTCCCAGTCGGTGACGGACTGGTCGAAGGCCTGCTGCTCGAGGCGGCCGTGGTGGAGGTAGTGCTTGACGACGGTCTCGCCGAAAGCCTCGCGCGCCAGCTTCGACCGCTCGAGCTCGTCAAGGGCTTCCCGGAGCGTCTTGGGCACCTGGCGGAGCTTCGGGTCCTCGTAGGCGTTGCCGTCGTAGAGCCTGGGCGGCTTGAGCTTCTTGTCGATCCCGTGGAGACCCGCGGCGATCGTCGCGGCGAACGCGAGATACGGATTGGCGTCGGCGCCCGGGATGCGATTCTCCACGCGGAAGCTGTGCCCTTCCCCGCAGAGGCGGAAGCCGCAGGTGCGGTTGTCCCAGCCCGCCGCGATGCGCGTGGGCGCGAACGAGCCCGCCTGGTAGCGCTTGTAGGCATTGATGGTCGGCGCGTAGAAGTAGGCGAACTCGCGCGCCATCGCCATCTGCCCCGCCAGCCACTGCTGGAACAACGGCGTCCCCTGCCGCCCGCGGCCGGCGAAGAGGCTGCGCTTGCCCGAGCGGTCCCACACCGAGGAGTGGAGGTGGAAGGACGAGCCCGCGGCGCCCATGTCGTACTTCGCCATGAAGGTGACCGAGCCGCCCTGCTGCCAGGTGATCTCCTTGACGCCGTGCTTGTAGAGCACGTGGCGGTCGGCCATCTCGAGCGCGGGCGCGTAGCGGAGGTTGATCTCCTCCTGCCCCCGGCCCCACTCGCCCTTCGAGAATTCCACCGGCACGCGCGCCTCCTCCATGCCGTTCCGGATGGCGCGCACCAGCGGCTCCTCCTTGGAGGTCTGGAGGATGTGGTAGTCCTCGAGGTAGTTGGAGACCGGCGTCAGGCCGTGGTAGCGCTTGGCCCGCGCCTCGTCGAAGGACTCGCGGAAGAGGTAGAGCTCGAGCTCCGATGCGGTCTTGACCAGCCAGCCGCGCTTGCGCGTCCGCTCGATCTGCCGCTTGAGCACCCAGCGCGGCGACTCCTCGATGGGCAGGCCCTCCTCGGTATAGACGTCACAGAAGACCAGCGCCGTCTTGGGCAGCCACGGGATCAGGCGCCACGTCGCCAACTCCGGCACCATCTTCATGTCGCCGTAGCCACGTTCCCATGACGTGAGCGTGAAGCCCGGCAGGGGCTCCATCTCCATGTCCACCGTGAAGAGATAGATGCAGGCGTGGACGCCGTCGCCCAGAACGTGATCGAGGAAGTAGCGGCCGACGACACGCTTGCCCATGAGGCGGCCGAGCCCGTCGGGGAACACCGTCAGCACGGTGTCTACCGCGCCCTTACGAATGAGCGCCTCGAGCCCCTTCGGGTCCGCCTGGTCGGCCACTCTTCCTCCTCGGAGGTCTCGGGGAATCGCCGCGACTGGCGGCGGGGCGAG
The DNA window shown above is from Candidatus Rokuibacteriota bacterium and carries:
- a CDS encoding glutamine synthetase family protein → MADQADPKGLEALIRKGAVDTVLTVFPDGLGRLMGKRVVGRYFLDHVLGDGVHACIYLFTVDMEMEPLPGFTLTSWERGYGDMKMVPELATWRLIPWLPKTALVFCDVYTEEGLPIEESPRWVLKRQIERTRKRGWLVKTASELELYLFRESFDEARAKRYHGLTPVSNYLEDYHILQTSKEEPLVRAIRNGMEEARVPVEFSKGEWGRGQEEINLRYAPALEMADRHVLYKHGVKEITWQQGGSVTFMAKYDMGAAGSSFHLHSSVWDRSGKRSLFAGRGRQGTPLFQQWLAGQMAMAREFAYFYAPTINAYKRYQAGSFAPTRIAAGWDNRTCGFRLCGEGHSFRVENRIPGADANPYLAFAATIAAGLHGIDKKLKPPRLYDGNAYEDPKLRQVPKTLREALDELERSKLAREAFGETVVKHYLHHGRLEQQAFDQSVTDWELVRLFERI